In Listeria monocytogenes, the following proteins share a genomic window:
- a CDS encoding helix-turn-helix domain-containing protein, producing MPNLSNRLTLLREKQGWSKAETARRLGLKAPSTYGNWEYGIREPDLEMVTQIATLYDVSVDYLLGQQSIPTYAPSELQDEKDIGKRMTKISEDLKYEDDLHLDGQPLNESAVNFLADSIDFLYEQAKKLND from the coding sequence ATGCCAAATTTAAGTAACAGACTTACTTTATTACGGGAAAAGCAAGGTTGGTCAAAAGCAGAAACAGCAAGAAGACTTGGTTTAAAAGCCCCTTCTACTTATGGCAATTGGGAATATGGTATTCGAGAGCCAGACCTTGAGATGGTGACACAAATTGCAACGTTATACGATGTTAGCGTTGATTATTTACTCGGTCAACAAAGTATTCCGACATATGCCCCTAGTGAACTCCAAGATGAAAAAGATATTGGGAAAAGAATGACAAAAATTAGTGAAGATTTAAAGTATGAAGATGATTTACATTTAGATGGTCAGCCTTTAAATGAGTCCGCAGTGAATTTCTTAGCAGATTCCATCGATTTCCTTTATGAACAGGCCAAGAAATTAAATGATTAA
- the proB gene encoding glutamate 5-kinase: MRESLKNSKRLVIKVGTSTLMYGNGHINLRTIEKLAMVLSDLRNEGKEVILVSSGAIGVGCHKLQLPVRPTSIPDLQAVASVGQSELMHIYSKFFGEYGQVVGQVLLTRDVTDFPISRENVMNTLDSLLSRGIIPIVNENDTVAVEELEHVTKYGDNDLLSAIVAKLVQADLLIMLSDIDGFYGSNPTTDPDAVMFSEINQITPEIEALAGGRGSKFGTGGMLTKLSAASYCMESNQKMILTNGKNPTVIFNIMQGEQVGTLFASKKEELSHDRTH; the protein is encoded by the coding sequence ATGCGCGAATCTTTGAAAAATAGCAAGAGATTAGTTATTAAGGTTGGTACAAGTACATTAATGTATGGAAATGGCCATATAAATTTACGTACCATTGAGAAATTAGCGATGGTTTTATCTGATTTACGTAACGAAGGAAAAGAAGTCATTCTTGTTTCTTCTGGGGCAATCGGCGTTGGTTGTCATAAATTACAGCTTCCAGTAAGACCTACAAGTATTCCTGACCTTCAAGCCGTCGCGTCGGTTGGTCAAAGTGAACTAATGCATATTTATAGTAAGTTTTTTGGTGAATACGGACAAGTTGTTGGACAAGTGTTACTTACTCGTGATGTAACTGACTTCCCTATTAGCCGCGAAAATGTTATGAATACTTTAGACAGTTTATTAAGCCGTGGTATTATCCCAATTGTAAATGAAAATGATACCGTTGCTGTAGAAGAACTGGAACATGTGACGAAATACGGAGATAATGATCTTCTTTCTGCCATTGTTGCCAAACTAGTGCAAGCTGATTTACTCATCATGCTTTCTGATATCGACGGATTTTACGGGAGCAATCCAACCACTGATCCGGATGCCGTTATGTTCTCTGAAATCAATCAAATCACGCCAGAAATCGAAGCACTTGCTGGTGGTCGAGGTTCTAAATTTGGAACTGGTGGTATGTTAACGAAACTCTCTGCTGCTTCTTATTGTATGGAATCCAACCAAAAAATGATTTTAACAAACGGCAAAAATCCTACAGTTATTTTTAATATAATGCAAGGTGAACAAGTGGGTACTTTATTCGCTAGTAAAAAGGAGGAATTGTCACATGACCGAACTCATTAA
- a CDS encoding PrsW family glutamic-type intramembrane protease, which produces MSEWYFKKNEQKVGPFTNVEMIALYRKKEINDLTLVQKSPHPEWVAFKQTELHQHTGNHGSSELKIRDLFSAVFKKHSKEEGEKVFIAGTKYTTPATSDIPHSWPHPWVFSRVFLVLIVTYFLLLACTYLFNNSNTIPGLMVIGSFAVPFSVLLFFFETNAPRNISVFDVVRMFFIGGVAALVATLVIYWIIPVGKLNYFNALLVGFIEETGKMIIVALFIRSLNSKYILNGLLIGAAVGAGFAAFESLGYAFNYSVDAAFLFKDIHIAGETMINVIFSRGWQSIGGHVVWAAITGAALVIAKGNQKLGMHHIFTGTFWKWFIIPIALHFAWDCPFNPLPAIAFKQIVLIVIVWFVILRLISKGLKQVSVISAASKASK; this is translated from the coding sequence TTGTCAGAATGGTACTTCAAAAAGAACGAACAGAAGGTTGGACCTTTTACAAATGTAGAGATGATTGCTCTTTATAGAAAGAAAGAGATTAATGATCTTACATTGGTCCAAAAATCCCCTCATCCAGAGTGGGTTGCATTTAAGCAAACAGAATTGCATCAACATACTGGAAACCACGGGAGTTCAGAACTAAAAATACGCGACCTTTTCTCGGCTGTTTTTAAAAAGCACTCGAAAGAAGAAGGGGAAAAAGTTTTTATTGCGGGTACTAAATATACAACGCCTGCAACTAGCGATATTCCGCATTCTTGGCCGCATCCCTGGGTGTTTTCCAGAGTTTTCTTAGTGTTAATCGTCACGTATTTCTTACTTCTAGCATGTACATATTTGTTTAATAACAGTAATACAATACCTGGACTTATGGTAATTGGTTCATTTGCAGTTCCGTTTTCTGTCTTATTATTCTTTTTCGAAACGAATGCACCGCGAAACATCAGTGTTTTTGATGTAGTGAGGATGTTCTTTATCGGTGGTGTGGCTGCACTTGTTGCGACACTAGTTATTTACTGGATTATTCCAGTTGGTAAATTAAATTATTTCAATGCCCTTTTAGTTGGATTTATTGAAGAAACTGGGAAAATGATTATTGTTGCCCTTTTCATTCGTTCCTTAAACTCGAAGTACATTTTAAACGGTTTACTCATTGGTGCCGCTGTTGGTGCTGGATTTGCTGCATTTGAATCACTTGGTTATGCATTTAACTATAGCGTGGATGCTGCTTTCTTATTCAAAGATATTCATATTGCCGGCGAGACGATGATTAATGTTATCTTTAGCCGTGGTTGGCAGTCTATCGGTGGTCATGTTGTATGGGCTGCTATCACTGGTGCCGCTCTTGTCATCGCGAAAGGCAACCAAAAACTTGGCATGCACCATATTTTCACAGGAACTTTCTGGAAATGGTTTATTATTCCAATCGCATTACATTTTGCTTGGGATTGCCCGTTCAACCCACTTCCAGCAATTGCCTTTAAACAAATTGTTTTAATTGTGATTGTTTGGTTCGTTATCTTGCGTCTTATTAGTAAAGGTCTGAAACAAGTTTCCGTTATTTCGGCCGCGAGCAAAGCTTCTAAATAA
- a CDS encoding helix-turn-helix transcriptional regulator, with protein MKTVDTRRINTAKIRELRLQRGITQAFIARRMGYKYTSGYSNIEKGTVRLSHKNAVILSEVLMCDLNFFYE; from the coding sequence ATGAAAACAGTAGACACCAGAAGAATAAATACGGCCAAAATTCGAGAATTACGTTTGCAACGAGGAATCACGCAAGCGTTCATTGCGCGGAGGATGGGTTATAAGTACACATCGGGCTATAGCAACATTGAAAAAGGAACTGTCAGACTATCACACAAAAACGCGGTTATCCTTAGCGAAGTTTTAATGTGCGATTTGAACTTCTTCTATGAATAA
- the treP gene encoding PTS system trehalose-specific EIIBC component, which translates to MVDYTKDASALLELIGGKENISSVTHCATRMRFVLQNPDNADVEAIEDIPAVKGTFTQAGQFQVIIGNDVAIFYNEFSKISGVEGVNKEDAKVDAKKNMSILQRLLAGLAEIFTPLIPAIVVGGLILGFRNVIGDIKFLEDGTKTIVDVYPFWAGVYSFLWLIGEAVFHFLPVGITWSIAKKMGTTQILGIVLGLTLVSPQLLNAYSVVETKAGDIPVWDFGFAQVQMIGYQAQVIPAIMAGFLLAYLEIWLRKFIPNAISMIFVPFFALVPTVLAAHVILGPIGWKIGDAISNVVYAGLTGGLSWLFAALFGFLYAPLVVTGLHHMTNAIDLQLMSQFGGTNLWPMIALSNIAQGSAVLAIIFLHRGNEKEEQVSIPATISCYLGVTEPAMFGINLKYLYPFVAAMIGSAIAAVVSVSSGVMANSIGVGGLPGILSINPKYYAVFAVCMLITIVVPFILTVLFRKYNILNKVDTAPIRTFGKKEYRESAKTTN; encoded by the coding sequence ATGGTTGACTATACAAAAGATGCAAGCGCTCTTTTAGAGTTAATTGGTGGCAAAGAAAATATTTCATCTGTCACACATTGTGCTACAAGAATGCGTTTTGTTTTGCAAAATCCAGATAATGCCGATGTGGAAGCCATCGAAGACATTCCAGCAGTAAAAGGGACATTTACACAAGCTGGTCAATTTCAAGTAATTATAGGTAATGATGTAGCTATTTTTTATAATGAATTTTCAAAAATTAGTGGTGTGGAAGGTGTTAATAAAGAAGATGCCAAAGTAGATGCGAAGAAAAATATGAGTATTCTTCAGCGTTTACTTGCTGGTTTAGCTGAAATATTCACTCCATTAATTCCAGCAATTGTTGTTGGTGGTCTTATTCTTGGTTTCCGTAACGTAATTGGAGATATTAAGTTTTTAGAAGACGGCACGAAAACGATTGTGGATGTTTATCCATTTTGGGCTGGTGTTTATAGTTTCTTATGGCTAATTGGTGAAGCTGTATTCCATTTCTTACCTGTTGGGATTACATGGTCCATCGCGAAAAAAATGGGAACCACACAAATTCTTGGGATTGTCCTTGGTTTAACGCTTGTTTCCCCGCAATTACTAAATGCTTATAGCGTTGTTGAAACAAAAGCAGGCGATATTCCAGTTTGGGACTTTGGCTTTGCTCAAGTACAGATGATTGGGTATCAAGCGCAAGTTATTCCTGCCATTATGGCTGGATTCTTACTAGCCTATCTCGAAATCTGGTTACGTAAATTTATTCCAAATGCCATTTCGATGATTTTTGTTCCATTCTTTGCTCTCGTACCTACTGTTCTAGCAGCTCATGTTATTCTTGGACCAATTGGTTGGAAAATTGGCGACGCGATTTCGAACGTCGTTTATGCTGGCTTGACTGGTGGACTAAGTTGGTTATTCGCCGCACTATTTGGCTTCCTATATGCCCCGCTCGTTGTCACGGGACTCCATCATATGACCAATGCTATTGATTTACAATTAATGAGTCAATTTGGTGGAACGAATCTCTGGCCGATGATTGCACTTTCTAACATCGCCCAAGGGTCCGCTGTTCTAGCAATTATTTTCTTACATCGTGGCAATGAAAAAGAAGAACAAGTTTCAATTCCAGCAACTATTTCCTGTTATCTGGGTGTAACAGAACCTGCGATGTTTGGTATTAACTTGAAGTACTTATATCCATTCGTAGCTGCTATGATTGGTTCCGCAATTGCGGCTGTGGTTTCTGTGTCTAGTGGTGTCATGGCTAACTCGATTGGTGTCGGAGGACTACCTGGAATCTTGTCTATTAACCCTAAATATTACGCAGTTTTTGCAGTATGTATGTTAATAACGATTGTTGTTCCTTTCATTCTAACTGTATTATTCCGCAAATATAATATTTTAAACAAAGTAGATACTGCACCAATTCGTACGTTTGGTAAAAAGGAGTATCGTGAATCTGCAAAAACAACCAACTAA
- a CDS encoding alpha/beta fold hydrolase, with protein MYKQMKLKATDGLDLHLHIWDEVENPVGVVQIVHGMAEHGARYGLFAERLNQAGYIVVADDHRGFGKSAIDEASLGHLDGETGFKNMVEDEVVVRTYLKETYPGLPYFIFAHSMGSFIIRTFMAKYQVDGVILSGSGLQPIALLKMGQMITKQRVKKDERKRSGLLNKLAFWGYNKPFNENHRFSWLSRDVAIYEAYEQDPFCGPVVGTSGFFHNLFEAVKVSQQKETLESVPKDLPVLLLSGSDDPVGHFGKDTPKIALSLEKAGVEDVTYKIYEDARHELVNELCKETVFQDVIDWLDEKRR; from the coding sequence ATGTACAAACAAATGAAATTAAAAGCTACAGATGGACTCGATTTGCATTTACATATTTGGGATGAGGTGGAAAATCCAGTTGGTGTAGTTCAAATTGTTCATGGGATGGCAGAACACGGGGCAAGATATGGCTTGTTTGCGGAACGTTTGAATCAGGCTGGATATATTGTCGTAGCCGATGATCATCGTGGCTTTGGGAAATCAGCCATTGATGAAGCATCTTTAGGTCATTTAGACGGAGAAACAGGCTTTAAAAACATGGTAGAAGATGAAGTGGTGGTACGAACTTATTTAAAAGAAACGTATCCCGGTTTACCATACTTTATTTTTGCGCATAGTATGGGAAGTTTTATTATACGAACCTTTATGGCGAAATATCAAGTTGATGGAGTAATTCTCAGCGGTAGCGGACTTCAACCGATAGCTCTTCTAAAAATGGGTCAAATGATTACAAAACAAAGAGTGAAAAAAGATGAAAGAAAAAGAAGTGGTCTTCTAAATAAATTGGCCTTTTGGGGTTATAATAAACCATTTAATGAAAATCATCGTTTTAGTTGGCTTTCGCGGGATGTGGCTATTTATGAAGCCTATGAACAAGATCCGTTTTGCGGTCCAGTAGTTGGAACAAGTGGTTTTTTCCATAATCTTTTTGAAGCCGTAAAGGTGAGTCAACAAAAAGAAACGTTGGAAAGTGTGCCAAAGGATTTGCCTGTGTTGTTGCTTTCTGGAAGTGATGATCCGGTAGGGCATTTCGGAAAAGACACACCTAAAATTGCTTTATCCTTAGAAAAAGCTGGGGTAGAGGATGTTACTTATAAAATTTATGAAGATGCTCGTCATGAACTGGTGAATGAATTATGTAAAGAAACTGTTTTTCAAGATGTAATTGATTGGTTGGATGAAAAAAGAAGGTAG
- a CDS encoding NUDIX hydrolase: MKHVRTAAIIMHQNKILLHSNQEEDYWTLPGGAVEKESTKEGLKREMKEELGEDVAILELSIIAENRFLYRGEEIDSIEFYYAVKLLPESSLLNQPTFTKIEEFGQYGEEAYKLHFKWFDIDKLKNITILPTFLETELANLSRKNILHLEQTT; encoded by the coding sequence ATGAAACACGTTAGAACTGCAGCAATTATTATGCATCAAAACAAAATTTTGCTCCACTCAAACCAAGAAGAAGATTACTGGACACTTCCGGGCGGTGCAGTGGAAAAAGAATCAACAAAAGAAGGATTAAAACGTGAAATGAAAGAAGAACTCGGGGAAGATGTGGCTATTTTAGAATTGAGCATTATTGCGGAAAATCGCTTTTTATATCGCGGCGAAGAAATAGATAGTATTGAGTTTTATTATGCTGTTAAACTGTTACCAGAGAGCAGTTTACTTAATCAACCTACATTTACAAAAATAGAAGAATTTGGTCAATACGGGGAAGAGGCATACAAACTGCATTTTAAATGGTTCGATATAGACAAGTTGAAAAATATCACCATTTTACCAACATTTCTTGAAACGGAGCTAGCAAATCTTTCGAGAAAAAATATTCTACATTTGGAACAGACAACATAA
- a CDS encoding glutamate-5-semialdehyde dehydrogenase, which yields MTELIKKGSAAKEAAQFLAQATTKQKNTALLNLSNDLLAHTSTLLKENEKDILRAQKKGTPETMIDRLRLTEDRMKEISEAVKQVVALKDPIGEVTNMWKNEAELTIGKTRVPLGVIGIIYESRPNVTVDASVLCFKTGNAVILRGGSDAIDSNKALMSVIQDSLEASGFPRSSVQLIEDTSRETARDMMRLNRFLDVLIPRGGARLIQTVLENATVPVIETGTGNCHIYVDKAAEKQMAIDILVNAKCSRPSVCNAAETLLIHRDVAEDYLPAMETALKEYDVELRADERAKEILQEAKAAKESDWEDEFLDFILAVKVVDSAEEAIEHINKYGTKHSEAIISNDYATGQAFHQKVDAAAVYINASTRFTDGFAMGFGAEIGISTQKLHARGPMGLTELTSTKYIIFGDGQIRN from the coding sequence ATGACCGAACTCATTAAAAAAGGGAGCGCTGCTAAAGAAGCTGCCCAATTTCTAGCACAAGCAACAACAAAACAAAAGAATACAGCATTGTTAAATTTAAGTAATGATTTACTTGCACATACGAGTACTCTTTTAAAAGAAAATGAAAAAGACATCCTTCGTGCGCAGAAAAAAGGAACGCCAGAAACAATGATTGATCGTCTTCGTCTTACAGAAGATAGAATGAAAGAGATATCCGAAGCGGTTAAACAAGTAGTCGCGCTAAAGGATCCTATAGGCGAAGTAACGAATATGTGGAAAAATGAAGCCGAGTTAACGATTGGCAAAACAAGGGTTCCGCTTGGCGTTATTGGTATCATTTATGAATCCAGACCAAATGTCACTGTAGATGCTTCTGTTCTTTGTTTTAAGACAGGAAATGCGGTAATTTTACGTGGCGGTAGTGATGCTATTGATTCCAATAAAGCATTAATGTCCGTTATCCAGGATTCTCTTGAGGCATCTGGCTTCCCTCGTTCTAGTGTTCAATTAATTGAAGATACTTCTCGCGAAACTGCCCGAGACATGATGCGGCTAAATCGCTTTTTAGATGTGCTCATCCCTCGTGGTGGTGCAAGATTAATTCAAACTGTTCTTGAAAATGCAACTGTTCCAGTCATCGAAACAGGTACTGGTAATTGTCATATCTACGTAGATAAAGCGGCAGAGAAACAAATGGCTATAGATATTTTAGTTAATGCTAAGTGTTCGCGCCCTTCTGTATGCAATGCTGCAGAAACTTTGCTCATTCATCGAGATGTCGCCGAAGATTATCTTCCAGCGATGGAAACTGCGCTAAAAGAATATGATGTCGAACTACGTGCGGATGAACGTGCGAAGGAAATTTTACAAGAGGCAAAAGCAGCGAAAGAGTCCGACTGGGAAGATGAATTTTTAGATTTTATCCTAGCTGTTAAAGTAGTCGATTCCGCTGAAGAGGCTATTGAACATATTAATAAATATGGCACCAAGCACTCAGAAGCAATTATTTCTAATGACTACGCAACTGGTCAAGCATTCCATCAAAAAGTGGATGCTGCAGCCGTTTATATCAATGCTTCTACTCGATTCACTGATGGTTTTGCCATGGGATTTGGCGCTGAAATTGGCATTAGTACTCAAAAACTTCATGCACGTGGACCAATGGGCTTAACAGAACTTACATCCACTAAATATATTATTTTCGGAGATGGTCAAATCCGCAATTAA
- the treC gene encoding alpha,alpha-phosphotrehalase: MTKFAQKTIYQVYPKSFYDTTGDGTGDIPGITAKLDYLQKLGIEMIWLNPFYPSPQNDNGYDIADYTAVDPLFGTMDDVTTLIKEAKKRNIGIMIDLVLNHTSTEHPWFKKALAGDPFYRDFYYFRPAKADGSPPTNWVSKFGGNAWEKLPDSSEYYLHLYDVTQADLDWANPNVREALFDVVNFWIDKGVEGFRLDVLNVIAKPKFLEDDFEGDGRRFYTDGPGIHAYLKELHERTFGDKPIVTVGEMSSTDIDNCIRYSNPDEKELSMVFHFHHLKVDYPDGEKWRLADVNFENLKSIFHTWQVAMSDENGWDALFWNNHDQPRALGRFASDKPEHYYHSATLLGATIHFMRGTPFVYMGEEIGMMNPKFPTIDDYVDVETLNHFDILQKNGLSEQEVMEIIKERSRDNSRTPMQWDDSQNAGFTTGTPWLKVADNAKEINVQTALSNKASIFYFYQKLIALRKEHPVIQTGDYTPCLTEEDSIIAYKRSNETTSLLSIHHFGSEKKKIQLPTEFLNAEVLLSNYERQRISSELELAPYETLTLIQ, from the coding sequence ATGACAAAGTTTGCTCAAAAAACAATTTATCAAGTGTATCCGAAATCCTTTTATGATACGACTGGCGATGGTACTGGGGATATTCCCGGTATCACCGCCAAGCTTGATTATTTACAAAAACTCGGAATTGAGATGATTTGGCTGAATCCATTTTATCCTTCTCCGCAAAATGATAACGGCTATGATATCGCTGACTATACCGCGGTTGATCCTTTATTTGGTACGATGGACGATGTGACAACGCTTATCAAGGAAGCGAAAAAAAGAAATATTGGGATTATGATTGACTTAGTATTAAATCATACTTCAACAGAGCATCCTTGGTTTAAAAAAGCGCTTGCTGGTGATCCATTCTATCGTGATTTTTACTATTTCCGCCCAGCAAAAGCCGATGGTTCCCCTCCAACAAATTGGGTTTCCAAATTCGGCGGTAATGCTTGGGAAAAATTGCCTGACTCCTCTGAGTACTATTTGCATTTATACGATGTTACTCAAGCTGATTTAGACTGGGCCAATCCGAATGTACGCGAGGCACTCTTTGATGTCGTGAATTTTTGGATTGATAAAGGCGTGGAAGGTTTTCGTTTAGATGTATTAAATGTGATTGCCAAACCTAAGTTTTTAGAAGATGATTTTGAGGGTGATGGCCGTCGTTTTTATACAGATGGACCAGGAATTCATGCTTATTTAAAAGAACTACATGAACGAACTTTTGGCGATAAACCTATTGTAACAGTTGGAGAAATGTCATCTACGGATATTGATAACTGCATTCGTTATAGTAATCCAGACGAAAAAGAATTATCGATGGTTTTTCATTTCCATCATTTGAAAGTAGACTATCCTGATGGAGAAAAATGGCGTTTAGCGGATGTGAATTTCGAGAACTTGAAATCTATTTTCCATACGTGGCAAGTTGCGATGTCAGATGAAAATGGTTGGGATGCGCTTTTCTGGAACAACCATGACCAACCTCGAGCCCTTGGTCGCTTTGCTTCCGACAAGCCGGAACATTATTATCATTCTGCGACCCTACTTGGCGCAACGATTCATTTTATGCGAGGTACACCGTTTGTTTATATGGGAGAAGAAATTGGTATGATGAATCCAAAATTCCCTACCATTGATGATTATGTGGATGTGGAAACGCTCAACCATTTTGATATTTTACAAAAAAACGGACTTAGTGAACAGGAAGTAATGGAGATTATTAAAGAACGTTCGCGCGATAACAGCCGGACTCCTATGCAATGGGACGATTCGCAAAATGCCGGTTTTACAACTGGTACCCCTTGGCTAAAAGTGGCTGATAATGCAAAGGAAATAAATGTTCAAACTGCTTTATCTAATAAAGCGAGCATTTTCTATTTTTACCAAAAACTAATCGCACTCCGGAAAGAGCATCCTGTCATTCAAACGGGTGATTACACACCATGTTTGACGGAAGAAGATTCTATTATCGCCTACAAGCGTTCAAACGAAACTACTTCCCTTCTTTCCATTCATCATTTTGGTTCCGAGAAGAAAAAAATTCAACTGCCAACTGAGTTTTTAAATGCTGAAGTACTTCTTTCTAATTATGAGCGCCAGAGAATCAGTTCTGAACTGGAATTAGCGCCATATGAAACATTAACATTAATACAATAA